From Nitrospira sp., a single genomic window includes:
- a CDS encoding cytochrome c biogenesis protein CcdA, whose product MTQSIPQISLIAAFSAGLLSFVSPCVLPLVPSYISYITGLSVEQLTDASERVKFRKAIVVNSLLFIGGFSSVFIAFGASASFLGQILITYQDLIRRIGGVLIIVFGLYLLGILNLKFLKMEQRYQFRNRPAGYLGSFLIGVAFAAGWTPCVGPVLGSILLYASTTDSLFSGVVLLTFYSLGLGLPLFLTALGVDRFLAYFKEVRAYLWGVSTVSGVLLILVGVMIYANSLTMVTSFLEQYGIGWYFGQ is encoded by the coding sequence ATGACACAATCCATCCCACAGATTTCGCTCATTGCCGCTTTTTCAGCGGGGCTTCTTTCGTTTGTATCCCCATGCGTGTTGCCGTTGGTGCCGAGCTATATTTCCTACATTACCGGCCTGTCCGTTGAGCAGTTGACCGATGCGTCTGAACGAGTGAAGTTTCGGAAGGCCATCGTTGTGAACTCCTTGTTGTTTATCGGGGGGTTTTCATCGGTCTTTATTGCGTTCGGGGCTTCAGCGAGTTTTCTCGGCCAGATCCTGATCACTTATCAAGATCTCATCCGTCGTATCGGTGGCGTGTTGATTATCGTATTTGGGCTCTATCTGCTCGGAATTTTGAACTTGAAGTTCCTCAAGATGGAGCAGCGGTATCAATTCCGTAATCGACCTGCCGGGTACCTGGGGTCATTCTTGATCGGGGTTGCCTTCGCCGCCGGTTGGACTCCCTGTGTCGGGCCAGTGCTGGGGTCCATTCTTCTCTATGCCAGCACGACCGACTCTCTTTTTAGTGGGGTCGTGTTGCTGACCTTTTACTCGTTGGGGTTGGGCTTGCCGCTGTTTCTTACGGCATTGGGGGTCGATCGGTTTCTGGCCTATTTCAAGGAAGTGCGGGCGTATCTGTGGGGCGTGTCGACCGTGAGTGGAGTCCTGCTGATCCTGGTCGGCGTGATGATCTATGCCAATTCGCTGACGATGGTGACAAGCTTCTTGGAGCAATATGGGATCGGCTGGTACTTCGGCCAGTAG
- a CDS encoding TlpA family protein disulfide reductase translates to MAVGVFCTASFSEAESPQPKTRPGFERGIVQVGDEAPNFMLRDLAGNVVSLSQLRGKVVLLNFWATWCGPCRIEMPAMEQLYRTLPRREFEILAVSTDQQGAAVTRPFQREMGFTFPILHDSEYRVGLTYGARSLPLTFMVDRRGIVRQKIFGARDWGSPEARDLIQELMKS, encoded by the coding sequence ATGGCAGTTGGTGTGTTTTGCACGGCATCGTTCTCCGAGGCAGAATCACCCCAACCGAAAACACGGCCAGGCTTCGAGCGTGGCATTGTCCAAGTTGGTGACGAAGCACCGAACTTTATGTTGCGGGACCTTGCCGGTAACGTTGTCAGCTTGTCTCAGCTCAGAGGGAAAGTCGTCCTGCTGAATTTTTGGGCGACGTGGTGCGGACCCTGCCGTATCGAGATGCCGGCGATGGAACAGCTGTACCGCACGTTGCCGCGAAGGGAGTTCGAGATCTTGGCCGTGTCGACGGATCAACAGGGCGCTGCGGTCACCCGTCCGTTTCAGCGAGAAATGGGGTTCACGTTTCCCATTCTTCATGACTCGGAATACCGCGTAGGCCTCACGTACGGGGCCCGTTCGCTTCCGCTCACGTTTATGGTCGATCGTCGAGGCATCGTGCGACAAAAGATTTTCGGTGCACGTGATTGGGGTTCTCCGGAGGCCCGTGACCTCATTCAAGAACTGATGAAGTCGTAG
- a CDS encoding methionine adenosyltransferase, producing MRDNFLFTSESVTEGHPDKIADQISDGILDAIIAQDKYSRVACETILTTGIALVAGEISTKAYVEIPDIIRDVIKDVGYCDASWGFDYHTCSVLTAIHQQSADISMGVDSGGAGDQGLMFGYATNETDELMPMPIVLAHRLTKRLAEVRKKNLLKWVRPDGKSQVTVEYKNGKPVRIDTIVVSTQHSPDVTSKQIEREIMEKVIKPVMPRGLYNPTSVKHHINPTGRFVVGGPMGDTGLTGRKIIVDTYGGHGSHGGGAFSGKDPTKVDRSASYMARYIAKNLVAAGLAGKCEVQLAYAIGVADPVSVLVDTKGTEKVSVDILDKLVRKHFPLTPRGIIDHLKLRRPIFRKTAAYGHFGRTEPEFTWEKTDKTKALRKDAGL from the coding sequence ATGCGAGACAATTTCTTATTTACTTCAGAATCGGTCACTGAAGGACACCCGGATAAGATTGCCGACCAGATTTCCGACGGCATCTTGGACGCCATCATTGCGCAGGATAAATATTCCCGCGTCGCCTGCGAAACCATCCTGACCACGGGTATCGCCCTGGTAGCGGGCGAAATCTCAACCAAGGCGTACGTTGAAATCCCAGATATTATCCGTGACGTCATCAAGGACGTCGGCTATTGCGATGCGTCGTGGGGATTCGACTATCATACCTGCTCGGTGCTCACCGCTATCCACCAGCAATCTGCTGATATCTCGATGGGCGTGGATTCCGGAGGAGCCGGTGATCAGGGCTTGATGTTCGGCTACGCCACCAATGAAACGGATGAGCTCATGCCAATGCCCATCGTCTTGGCTCACCGGCTGACCAAGCGGCTGGCAGAGGTGCGCAAAAAGAATCTTCTTAAGTGGGTACGACCCGACGGCAAATCCCAAGTGACGGTCGAGTACAAAAACGGCAAGCCTGTGCGAATCGACACGATCGTCGTCTCCACGCAACACAGCCCTGATGTCACCAGTAAGCAGATTGAGCGTGAAATTATGGAAAAGGTCATTAAACCTGTGATGCCGAGAGGGCTCTATAATCCGACCAGCGTGAAGCATCACATTAACCCCACCGGCCGTTTCGTCGTTGGCGGCCCGATGGGGGACACGGGACTTACAGGCCGGAAAATTATCGTCGATACCTACGGTGGACACGGCAGTCACGGGGGTGGCGCATTCTCAGGTAAGGATCCCACAAAGGTGGACCGATCCGCCTCGTATATGGCTCGCTATATCGCCAAGAATCTGGTCGCCGCCGGCTTGGCCGGCAAGTGTGAAGTGCAGCTGGCCTACGCAATCGGGGTTGCCGATCCGGTGTCTGTCCTCGTCGACACCAAGGGCACTGAAAAGGTGTCGGTCGATATTCTCGATAAGCTCGTGCGGAAACATTTCCCCTTGACTCCGCGCGGCATCATCGATCATCTCAAGCTCCGCAGACCGATTTTCAGAAAGACCGCGGCATACGGCCATTTCGGTCGCACCGAACCTGAGTTCACGTGGGAGAAAACTGACAAGACGAAGGCACTGCGCAAAGACGCCGGGCTGTAA
- a CDS encoding adenosylhomocysteinase: MDYDVKDIKLADQGRLKVEWAEATMPVLRLIRKRFKREQPLKGVRVTACLHVTTETANLAITLKAGGADVRLCASNPLSTQDDVAAALVQHEGIPTFAIKGEDNATYYRHIESAIAHRPHVTMDDGADVVSHLHSKRKELLKNVIGGTEETTTGVIRLRSMAEKKVLKFPVISVNDADTKHMFDNRYGTGQSTMDGIVRATNRLICGSVVVVVGYGWCGRGIAMRAKGMGADVVVTEIDPLKGLEALMDGFRVMPMEQAALIGDFFVTVTGNLHVIRGEHFAAMKDGAIVCNSGHFNVELDIPALEKLANKRRVVRTGVEQFTLKKTGHRVSLLGEGRLVNLATAEGHPSSVMDMSFANQALGAEYLVKNYKILEKKVYPVPAVIDKEIARLKLAGMGVNIDTLTKEQKKYLASWEMGT, translated from the coding sequence GTGGATTACGATGTCAAAGATATCAAGCTGGCAGACCAGGGTCGATTAAAGGTTGAATGGGCTGAAGCCACGATGCCCGTATTGCGACTCATTCGCAAACGCTTCAAGCGGGAGCAGCCACTGAAAGGTGTGCGAGTCACAGCTTGCCTGCACGTCACGACGGAAACCGCGAATCTGGCCATCACGTTGAAAGCTGGCGGAGCCGATGTCCGTCTCTGTGCCTCCAATCCACTCAGCACGCAGGATGACGTTGCTGCGGCCCTGGTGCAACATGAAGGCATTCCAACCTTTGCCATCAAGGGTGAAGACAATGCCACCTACTATCGCCATATCGAATCCGCCATCGCGCACCGCCCCCATGTCACCATGGATGACGGGGCCGACGTCGTCTCACATCTGCATTCCAAGCGAAAAGAACTGTTGAAGAATGTGATCGGCGGCACGGAAGAAACCACCACCGGTGTGATCCGCTTGCGCAGCATGGCTGAAAAGAAGGTCCTCAAGTTTCCCGTCATCTCCGTCAATGACGCCGACACGAAACATATGTTTGATAACCGCTACGGCACCGGGCAATCCACCATGGATGGCATCGTGCGTGCCACCAACCGGCTGATCTGTGGGTCCGTTGTCGTTGTCGTCGGGTATGGCTGGTGCGGGCGCGGGATCGCCATGCGGGCCAAGGGCATGGGCGCTGACGTGGTCGTGACCGAGATCGACCCATTGAAGGGTCTTGAAGCGTTGATGGATGGCTTCCGCGTCATGCCGATGGAACAGGCTGCGCTCATCGGAGATTTCTTTGTCACCGTCACCGGGAACCTGCATGTGATCCGTGGCGAGCATTTCGCGGCCATGAAAGACGGGGCCATTGTCTGCAACAGTGGGCACTTCAACGTGGAACTCGATATCCCAGCTCTCGAAAAACTGGCCAACAAGCGTCGGGTGGTTCGTACTGGCGTGGAACAATTTACGCTGAAGAAGACTGGCCATCGGGTCAGCTTGCTCGGTGAAGGCCGACTCGTGAACCTCGCCACCGCTGAGGGCCACCCCTCAAGCGTCATGGACATGAGCTTTGCTAACCAGGCGCTCGGCGCAGAATATCTCGTGAAGAACTACAAGATACTGGAGAAGAAGGTGTATCCGGTGCCGGCAGTGATCGATAAGGAAATTGCTCGGCTGAAGCTGGCTGGCATGGGCGTGAATATCGATACCCTGACGAAGGAACAGAAGAAGTATCTTGCATCCTGGGAAATGGGCACGTAA
- a CDS encoding IS5 family transposase (programmed frameshift), with translation MELTEAQYRHIERCLPTQRGNVTLDNLRVLNAILYVAEQGCKWRGLPKQFGNWHTIYTRMNRWAKSGVLDRVFTQLQQAQIIRVKIEAVALDSTIVKVHPDGTGAFKKNGPQALGRSRGGWTTKIHLVAADARTALTFALSPGQAHDAPEGRTLLHRFGKRSHPIPLLMDRAYEGDETRQLAVELGYVPVVPPKNNRRTPWDYDRALYTRRNEIERLFRRLKGFRRLFSRFDKLDVMFVAFIHFALIVEGLR, from the exons ATGGAACTCACCGAGGCACAGTATCGTCACATCGAGCGATGCTTGCCGACCCAACGCGGCAACGTCACGCTCGACAATCTGCGGGTCCTGAACGCGATCTTGTACGTCGCCGAGCAAGGCTGCAAATGGCGTGGCCTCCCCAAGCAGTTCGGGAACTGGCACACGATCTATACGCGCATGAACCGGTGGGCGAAGAGCGGCGTGCTGGATCGTGTCTTTACCCAGTTGCAACAGGCTCAGATCATCCGCGTGAAGATCGAGGCTGTGGCGTTGGACAGTACGATCGTCAAGGTCCATCCGGATGGGACAGGGGCAT TTAAAAAAAACGGTCCGCAAGCCTTGGGTCGATCCCGCGGCGGGTGGACCACCAAGATTCATTTGGTTGCCGCGGATGCTCGAACGGCCCTGACATTTGCCCTATCACCGGGCCAGGCTCACGATGCCCCTGAGGGACGCACGCTGCTGCATCGCTTTGGGAAACGGTCGCACCCGATCCCCTTGCTCATGGATCGAGCGTATGAAGGCGATGAGACCCGACAGCTGGCCGTGGAACTCGGGTATGTCCCGGTGGTGCCCCCTAAAAACAATCGCCGCACGCCATGGGACTACGATCGCGCCCTGTATACACGCCGCAATGAGATCGAACGGTTGTTCCGCCGGCTCAAAGGATTTCGGCGCCTCTTCTCGCGGTTTGACAAGCTCGATGTCATGTTCGTCGCGTTCATTCACTTCGCCTTGATCGTCGAAGGCTTACGGTAG
- a CDS encoding right-handed parallel beta-helix repeat-containing protein yields MLMKPLRLPYHILAILYGTYILVTFLQPVTAQGATYYVATTGSDSNPGTSTSPWRNPKKCAAAPIRAGDTCIVRSGSYTDTDGDGTVVWIYNRTTTPSGTASQPITIKSEKPLGASIVVPSNRIGYGFIVQKPYYIIQGFDISGGNNSGVSGAGVGIYTTSSGSGTIIRSNTIHHIGRAACTNSTATYSGVVIRDVSGVLVEHNRIYSIGRRRTGESGCVAIMPRHDHGIYISNASNATIRRNVIYDSNRGYPIHAYGGTMTNLSIYHNTLSGKSPTGTPVGHILLSTTINTANIKNNMSNGAQSGMIYFYQLKASKLTIDHNISTTLLNVKARSSVAGATFTNNFEKISSLGIVNASANDFRLASGSAAINRGTTSGVPSVPDGAPDTAAYEYSALKSLSSPTTPTGLTGQ; encoded by the coding sequence ATGCTAATGAAGCCTTTGAGATTGCCGTACCATATTCTAGCTATTCTGTACGGAACATATATCTTGGTCACTTTTCTTCAACCCGTCACGGCCCAGGGCGCCACATACTATGTAGCGACAACGGGGAGTGACTCGAATCCAGGTACATCGACCAGTCCCTGGCGAAATCCTAAAAAGTGCGCTGCTGCGCCTATCCGCGCCGGCGATACCTGCATCGTGCGTTCTGGCTCTTACACGGATACCGACGGAGACGGAACTGTTGTGTGGATTTATAACAGGACAACTACGCCTTCTGGTACGGCTTCCCAACCTATCACCATCAAGAGTGAGAAGCCCTTGGGAGCATCGATCGTCGTACCCAGTAACAGAATTGGCTATGGTTTTATTGTCCAGAAACCTTACTACATCATCCAAGGATTTGATATTTCAGGAGGAAACAATAGTGGAGTTTCAGGGGCCGGGGTAGGAATTTACACTACATCATCTGGGAGCGGAACAATCATCCGATCGAACACCATCCATCACATTGGCCGGGCAGCCTGTACAAATTCTACGGCCACCTATTCTGGTGTAGTCATTAGGGACGTTTCTGGAGTGCTGGTTGAGCATAATCGCATCTATAGTATTGGGAGGCGACGAACCGGTGAAAGTGGGTGCGTGGCAATTATGCCTAGGCACGACCATGGAATCTATATCTCGAATGCCTCAAATGCGACGATACGGCGAAACGTTATTTATGATTCGAACCGAGGCTACCCCATTCATGCCTACGGTGGAACAATGACGAACCTAAGCATTTATCACAATACACTGTCCGGCAAGAGCCCTACGGGAACTCCAGTTGGACATATTCTATTGTCTACAACGATCAACACAGCAAACATCAAGAATAATATGTCGAATGGTGCCCAGAGTGGGATGATCTATTTCTATCAGCTGAAGGCCTCTAAACTGACCATCGATCACAACATAAGCACGACTCTTCTAAACGTGAAGGCTAGATCCAGTGTGGCTGGAGCGACCTTCACGAATAATTTCGAAAAGATTAGCAGCCTAGGCATTGTTAACGCATCGGCAAACGACTTTCGACTTGCATCTGGAAGTGCTGCAATCAACCGTGGCACAACATCTGGGGTGCCTTCAGTCCCGGATGGAGCTCCAGACACTGCAGCCTATGAGTACTCTGCTCTGAAGTCTCTCTCATCCCCCACGACTCCTACAGGGCTGACGGGCCAGTGA
- a CDS encoding glycosyltransferase family 2 protein, producing the protein MMQEWKPAGLEVPILSVIVPCRNENRHIEVSVRSILSQARPPGGIEVIVADGLSDDGTREILQRLAKEHPELRVVDNPRRVTPCAMNVGILEARGQYIAILGAHCDYAADYLKTCVDLLDEHPEVDCAGGPIISAGRSLFGKAVAVAMSHPVGIGNARHRHPNFEGYAEGACYPVFRKTVFETIGLYDELLVRNQDDELNYRLTKQGGKVYLSPRARSTYFVRETVSSLFRQYFEYGYWRVAVIKKHRMPASFRHLVPLIFLIGLVGSLTLAVIVPEGWRPLMLAGPCVYVLILCCVGLHLSRRAGWKIGFLFPVAAATLHIAYAIGFMWGFLQGAQASNVNQSSTKNTMGAESH; encoded by the coding sequence ATGATGCAAGAGTGGAAGCCTGCGGGACTTGAGGTTCCGATACTTTCCGTGATCGTCCCCTGTCGCAATGAAAACCGCCACATTGAAGTCAGTGTGCGATCGATCTTAAGCCAAGCGCGCCCTCCAGGGGGAATTGAAGTCATCGTTGCGGATGGCCTGTCTGACGACGGCACCCGAGAGATACTGCAGCGCCTCGCCAAGGAACATCCTGAACTGCGGGTGGTGGATAATCCCCGTCGTGTCACTCCCTGCGCGATGAATGTCGGTATTCTGGAGGCTCGTGGGCAATACATCGCCATTTTGGGGGCGCATTGCGACTATGCCGCTGATTACTTAAAGACCTGTGTTGATCTGCTCGATGAACACCCTGAGGTAGACTGTGCCGGCGGGCCGATCATCAGTGCAGGCAGGAGCCTGTTCGGTAAAGCTGTTGCTGTCGCGATGTCCCATCCTGTAGGGATTGGCAACGCTAGACATCGGCACCCTAACTTCGAAGGCTATGCTGAAGGCGCCTGCTACCCGGTATTTCGCAAAACAGTTTTTGAAACGATTGGGCTCTACGATGAACTGTTGGTGCGTAATCAGGATGATGAGCTCAATTATCGACTCACAAAGCAAGGCGGGAAGGTTTATCTTTCTCCGCGCGCCCGTTCAACGTACTTCGTAAGAGAGACGGTCTCATCGCTCTTTCGCCAGTATTTTGAGTATGGATATTGGCGGGTTGCCGTTATCAAGAAACATCGGATGCCTGCATCGTTTCGCCATCTTGTACCGCTCATCTTTCTGATCGGGCTGGTCGGTTCGCTCACACTCGCCGTGATCGTTCCGGAAGGCTGGCGACCTCTCATGTTGGCGGGGCCCTGTGTCTACGTACTCATCCTTTGCTGCGTCGGGCTTCATCTGTCTCGTCGTGCCGGTTGGAAGATCGGTTTTCTGTTTCCTGTGGCAGCCGCCACGCTGCACATTGCCTACGCGATTGGTTTTATGTGGGGCTTCCTGCAGGGTGCGCAGGCGTCCAATGTGAACCAATCGTCAACCAAAAACACGATGGGTGCCGAATCTCATTGA
- a CDS encoding oxidoreductase, protein MSTESDHRERSKIQVAVVGAGYWGKNLVRNFAGLGSLAAICDNEAERLASFGTQHPGVKLARAYSEVLRDETIQAVAIATPAEGHADSVREALLAGKDVFVEKPLCLSVQEGAELVALAKKNNRILMVGHLLWYHPAVLKLKELIRTGELGRIQYIYSNRLNLGKIRREENILWSFAPHDISVILGLLNETPDGVLAQGGNYLHQHIADVTISLLSFPSGVKAHIFVSWLHPFKEQKLIVVGDRKMAVFDDLEKKDKLFLYPHSIDWKDNLPIANKADAQAVELEQGEPLRAECQHFLDCVATRTKPRTDGEEGLRVLSVLQRCQEALEQKAGPRRTTPAPKPDRPYFAHESAFVDEAVEIGEGTSIWHTSHILKGSRIGMNCKIGQNVVVGPRVTVGNGVKIQNNVSVYEGVTLEDYVFCGPSMVFTNVFNPRSEIPRMNELRQTLVKRGTTLGANSTILCGITIGRYAFVGAGTVVTKDVPDHALVVGNPGRVTGWMCLCGVKLRVTGKKAACPTCGQQYRAERTGMTVV, encoded by the coding sequence ATGAGTACTGAATCTGATCATCGTGAACGCAGCAAGATTCAGGTGGCTGTCGTGGGAGCCGGCTATTGGGGGAAAAACCTGGTGCGGAATTTTGCCGGTCTGGGGTCACTTGCCGCCATCTGTGACAATGAGGCCGAACGGTTGGCGTCGTTTGGGACACAGCATCCAGGTGTGAAGCTGGCCCGAGCCTATTCTGAGGTGTTGCGCGACGAGACGATCCAGGCTGTGGCGATTGCCACACCGGCCGAGGGGCATGCTGATTCGGTACGAGAGGCCTTACTGGCTGGTAAAGATGTGTTCGTCGAGAAGCCGCTCTGTCTGTCAGTCCAGGAGGGGGCCGAACTGGTCGCCTTGGCCAAGAAGAATAATCGGATTCTCATGGTGGGGCATCTCCTCTGGTATCATCCGGCGGTGCTGAAACTCAAGGAACTGATCCGGACGGGTGAATTAGGCCGCATCCAATACATCTATTCAAACCGGCTGAATCTGGGTAAGATCCGTCGTGAAGAGAATATCCTTTGGAGCTTTGCGCCCCACGATATCTCCGTCATCTTGGGTCTGCTCAATGAAACTCCCGATGGAGTTCTCGCACAAGGTGGGAACTATCTCCATCAACATATCGCTGACGTGACGATCAGTCTGCTGTCGTTCCCAAGTGGAGTGAAGGCCCATATCTTCGTTTCCTGGCTACATCCCTTCAAGGAACAGAAGCTGATCGTGGTAGGCGACCGAAAGATGGCCGTGTTCGACGATCTGGAAAAAAAGGACAAGCTCTTTCTCTATCCTCATTCCATCGACTGGAAGGACAATCTTCCAATCGCAAACAAAGCGGACGCTCAGGCTGTCGAGCTGGAACAGGGAGAGCCTCTGCGAGCTGAATGCCAGCACTTCCTTGACTGTGTGGCAACGCGCACCAAGCCAAGAACGGACGGGGAGGAAGGGTTGCGGGTATTGTCTGTGCTGCAGCGATGCCAAGAGGCGCTGGAACAGAAGGCCGGTCCGCGCAGGACAACACCTGCCCCAAAGCCAGATAGACCTTACTTTGCCCATGAATCGGCCTTCGTTGATGAAGCTGTGGAAATAGGCGAGGGAACGAGTATTTGGCATACGTCGCATATCCTCAAAGGATCGCGCATCGGGATGAACTGCAAGATCGGACAGAATGTCGTCGTGGGTCCCCGTGTCACGGTGGGCAATGGAGTCAAAATTCAGAACAATGTGTCTGTGTATGAAGGTGTCACACTTGAAGACTACGTCTTCTGCGGGCCATCAATGGTTTTTACTAACGTGTTTAATCCGCGGAGCGAGATTCCGCGCATGAACGAACTACGGCAGACGCTTGTGAAGCGAGGAACCACACTGGGCGCCAATTCAACCATCCTATGCGGGATTACAATCGGGCGATATGCGTTCGTCGGCGCAGGAACGGTTGTGACCAAGGACGTGCCGGATCACGCACTCGTCGTAGGCAATCCAGGCCGGGTAACGGGTTGGATGTGTCTCTGCGGGGTAAAGCTCCGCGTCACGGGTAAGAAAGCTGCCTGTCCGACCTGTGGGCAGCAATACCGGGCCGAACGTACAGGGATGACGGTAGTTTAG
- a CDS encoding DegT/DnrJ/EryC1/StrS family aminotransferase: protein MGVPLLDLKAHHEPLHQEIMAALEQTFRSQAFILGPDVGKLEERVAAYCQTAYAIGLSSGTDALLVALMALGIGPGDEVITTPYSFFATAGAVVRLGAKPVLVDIDPVTYNLDPTKIKSALTANSKAIIPVHLYGQCADMAPIMDVAKQHNLSVIEDAAQAIGSEYGDGRRACSIGTIGCLSFFPSKNLGCLGDGGMAVTNDPDLAERMRVLRVHGSKPKYYHKRIGGNFRLDTIQAAVLNVKLNYLDGWTKRRQENATRYETLFKQSGLVQKGKVKLPEPVYRNAGAKHYHIYNQFVLRVEQRDALMTHLKQQGIGAEIYYPVPFHLQECFLSLGYREGDFPESERAAKETLAIPIYPELTAQQQTEVVEAIAAFYR, encoded by the coding sequence ATGGGGGTTCCATTACTTGATTTGAAGGCACATCACGAGCCGCTCCACCAGGAAATCATGGCGGCGCTGGAGCAGACGTTCCGGAGTCAAGCCTTTATTCTTGGCCCGGATGTCGGTAAGTTGGAGGAACGAGTCGCTGCCTATTGCCAGACGGCGTATGCTATCGGCCTGAGCTCTGGGACCGACGCTCTGCTGGTTGCTCTCATGGCTCTCGGTATCGGCCCCGGTGATGAGGTCATTACAACGCCTTATTCGTTCTTTGCCACGGCCGGGGCGGTCGTGCGACTGGGCGCTAAACCCGTGCTGGTAGACATTGATCCCGTCACCTATAACCTCGATCCCACGAAAATTAAGTCGGCGCTGACGGCCAACAGCAAGGCGATTATTCCGGTCCATCTTTACGGACAATGCGCTGATATGGCTCCAATTATGGATGTGGCCAAGCAGCACAATCTGAGCGTCATCGAGGATGCGGCTCAAGCCATTGGTTCAGAATACGGGGACGGGCGCCGAGCCTGCAGCATTGGAACCATCGGCTGCCTGTCGTTTTTTCCGAGTAAGAATCTCGGATGTTTGGGTGATGGTGGGATGGCCGTGACCAACGATCCTGATCTTGCAGAGCGGATGCGAGTTCTACGCGTGCATGGGAGCAAGCCTAAGTACTATCACAAGCGAATTGGCGGGAATTTCAGGCTTGATACGATCCAGGCCGCGGTTCTGAACGTCAAGCTCAATTATCTCGATGGGTGGACCAAAAGACGGCAGGAGAATGCCACTCGGTACGAGACGCTGTTTAAACAGAGCGGCCTCGTGCAGAAGGGGAAGGTCAAACTGCCGGAGCCTGTCTACCGCAACGCTGGTGCGAAGCACTACCACATCTATAACCAGTTTGTGCTTAGGGTTGAGCAGCGAGATGCTCTGATGACCCATTTGAAACAGCAAGGAATCGGCGCAGAAATCTACTACCCAGTCCCATTCCATCTGCAAGAGTGTTTTCTCTCATTAGGTTACCGTGAAGGAGACTTCCCGGAATCGGAGCGTGCAGCCAAGGAAACTCTCGCGATTCCCATCTATCCCGAGCTGACGGCGCAACAACAGACCGAGGTGGTTGAGGCGATTGCTGCATTTTATAGATAG